In a single window of the Atlantibacter hermannii genome:
- the yhbP gene encoding conserved protein, UPF0306 family, producing MEALDTINRWLSKQHVVSYCVANDQDMWCANSFYLFDPQAVTFFFLSDPQTRHGQISGKQTRVAGTVSGQTKNVALIRGVQFKGELTLLEGEAAIAVRERYNRRFPVARMMSAPVWAIRLDELKFTDNTLGFGKKFIWHR from the coding sequence ATGGAAGCACTGGATACGATCAACCGGTGGTTAAGTAAACAACATGTAGTGAGCTATTGCGTGGCGAATGACCAGGATATGTGGTGCGCTAACTCCTTTTATTTGTTCGACCCGCAGGCCGTAACTTTCTTTTTTTTGAGCGATCCGCAAACCCGGCATGGTCAAATAAGCGGGAAACAGACAAGGGTGGCGGGCACGGTAAGCGGGCAGACAAAAAACGTCGCATTAATACGCGGCGTGCAGTTTAAGGGCGAGCTTACATTGCTGGAAGGGGAAGCGGCGATCGCCGTGCGTGAGCGTTACAACCGCCGCTTTCCTGTCGCCAGGATGATGTCAGCGCCCGTCTGGGCAATTCGGCTCGATGAGCTGAAATTTACTGACAACACGCTGGGTTTTGGCAAAAAATTTATCTGGCACCGTTAG
- the yhbO_2 gene encoding putative general stress protein: MSKKIAVLITDEFEDSEFTSPAEAFKKAGHEVVTIEKQAGNTVKGKQGEAEVTIDKSIDDVSPSDFDALLLPGGHSPDQLRGDSRFVDFTREFVESGKPVFAICHGPQLLISADVIRGRKLTAVTPIVVDVKNAGAEFFDQEVVVDKDQLVTSRTPDDLPAFNREALRLLGN; this comes from the coding sequence ATGAGCAAGAAGATTGCAGTCCTGATTACCGACGAGTTCGAAGATTCTGAATTCACCTCGCCAGCGGAAGCCTTCAAAAAAGCGGGCCATGAAGTGGTCACCATTGAAAAACAGGCCGGTAATACCGTGAAAGGTAAGCAAGGCGAAGCTGAAGTCACCATTGATAAGAGTATTGATGACGTCAGCCCGTCTGACTTCGACGCTTTACTGCTGCCGGGCGGCCATTCGCCGGATCAGTTGCGCGGTGATTCGCGATTTGTCGACTTTACCCGTGAATTTGTTGAAAGCGGCAAACCGGTTTTTGCTATCTGTCATGGGCCGCAGCTGCTTATCAGCGCAGATGTCATCCGCGGCCGTAAGCTGACCGCGGTGACGCCGATTGTGGTTGATGTGAAAAATGCCGGGGCGGAATTCTTCGATCAGGAAGTCGTGGTGGACAAAGATCAACTGGTCACCAGCCGTACGCCGGACGACTTGCCTGCGTTTAATCGTGAAGCGCTGCGTCTGCTCGGCAACTGA
- the yraR gene encoding nucleoside-diphosphate-sugar epimerase, with the protein MSRVLITGASGLVGGHLLRLLNDDPRIESIIAPSRRPLQPMSKMVNPHDPQLTDALAQATEPVDIVFCCLGTTRREAGSKEAFVHADFTLVVDTGLTGRRLGATHMLVVSAMGASAHSPFFYNRVKGEMEETLRAQNWPRLTLARPSMLTGQRNKKRFSESLFAPLFGLLPGKWKSISARDVALAMLHQALEENTPGVTILDSAALRKRRNGEVKSARDRLAGAFVFT; encoded by the coding sequence ATGAGCCGGGTATTGATTACAGGGGCCAGTGGTTTAGTAGGTGGGCACTTACTCAGGTTGCTCAACGATGATCCGCGTATTGAATCGATTATCGCGCCGAGCCGCAGGCCGCTTCAGCCGATGAGCAAGATGGTTAATCCACACGATCCTCAATTGACGGATGCGTTAGCCCAGGCCACCGAGCCCGTGGACATTGTCTTTTGCTGTCTGGGCACCACACGGCGTGAGGCCGGAAGCAAAGAAGCGTTTGTACATGCTGATTTTACGCTGGTGGTGGATACCGGCCTGACGGGACGGCGGCTTGGCGCCACCCATATGCTGGTGGTCAGCGCAATGGGGGCCAGTGCCCACTCGCCATTTTTCTATAACCGGGTTAAAGGTGAGATGGAAGAAACGCTACGAGCGCAGAATTGGCCGCGCCTCACCCTCGCCAGGCCGTCAATGCTGACTGGGCAGCGGAATAAAAAGCGTTTCAGCGAGTCGCTGTTTGCGCCGCTATTCGGCTTGTTACCGGGGAAATGGAAATCAATCTCTGCCCGTGATGTCGCCCTGGCCATGTTGCATCAGGCGCTGGAGGAGAACACGCCGGGCGTTACGATACTGGATTCCGCAGCGCTGCGGAAAAGGCGAAACGGGGAAGTTAAAAGCGCCCGCGACAGGCTCGCAGGCGCTTTTGTATTTACTTGA